The following coding sequences are from one Mycobacterium bourgelatii window:
- the arcA gene encoding arginine deiminase produces the protein MVELGSDSEVGALRVAILHRPGAELQRLNPRNNDQLLFDGLPWVSRAQEEHDQFAELLRARGVEVLLLADLLTEALQHSGAARMQGVASAVDARRLGVPLAQELSAHLRGLDPAALAHVLTAGMRFDELPPETRTDDSLVLRMHRGDDFVIDPLPNLVFTRDSSMWIGPRIVIPSLALPARVREAALTDLIYAHHPRFTGVRKAFESRAAPVEGGDVLLLAPGVVAIGVGERTTPAGAEALARSLFDDDLAHTVLAVPIAQQRAQMHLDTVCTMVDVDTVVMYANVVDSLSAFTIKRTSDGVTISDAAPFVEAAADAMGIDKLRVIDTGRDPHVAEREQWDDGNNTLALAPGVVVAYERNVQTNARLRDAGIEVLTIAGSELGTGRGGPRCMSCPVARDSL, from the coding sequence GTGGTCGAGTTGGGGTCCGATTCCGAAGTGGGGGCGTTGCGCGTCGCCATCCTGCATCGACCCGGGGCCGAACTGCAGCGACTCAATCCGCGCAACAACGACCAACTGCTGTTCGACGGGCTGCCCTGGGTGTCGCGGGCGCAGGAGGAGCACGACCAATTCGCCGAGCTGTTGCGTGCGCGCGGCGTCGAGGTGCTGCTACTGGCCGACCTGCTGACCGAGGCGCTGCAACACAGTGGCGCGGCGCGGATGCAGGGCGTGGCCTCCGCGGTGGACGCGCGCCGGCTCGGAGTTCCGTTGGCGCAGGAGCTTTCGGCGCATCTGCGTGGGCTCGACCCCGCGGCTTTGGCGCACGTGCTGACCGCGGGTATGAGGTTCGACGAGTTGCCGCCGGAGACTCGAACCGACGACTCGCTGGTACTGCGGATGCATCGTGGCGACGACTTCGTCATCGATCCGCTGCCCAACCTGGTGTTCACCCGGGACTCGTCGATGTGGATCGGGCCGCGGATCGTGATTCCGTCGTTGGCCCTGCCGGCGCGGGTGCGCGAGGCGGCGCTGACCGATCTGATTTACGCCCACCATCCGCGGTTCACCGGTGTGCGCAAGGCCTTCGAATCCCGGGCGGCGCCGGTCGAGGGCGGTGACGTGTTGCTGCTCGCCCCCGGCGTGGTCGCCATCGGAGTGGGGGAGCGGACGACCCCGGCCGGGGCAGAGGCGTTGGCGCGCAGCTTGTTTGACGACGACCTCGCCCACACGGTGCTGGCCGTGCCGATCGCTCAACAGCGCGCGCAGATGCACCTCGACACGGTGTGCACCATGGTCGACGTCGACACCGTGGTGATGTACGCCAACGTCGTCGACTCACTCTCGGCGTTCACCATCAAGCGGACGTCCGACGGCGTAACCATCAGCGATGCGGCGCCCTTCGTGGAAGCCGCCGCCGACGCCATGGGAATCGACAAGCTGCGCGTCATCGACACCGGACGGGATCCGCACGTCGCCGAACGCGAACAGTGGGACGACGGCAACAACACCTTGGCGCTGGCGCCCGGCGTCGTCGTCGCCTATGAGCGCAACGTGCAGACCAACGCCCGACTGCGCGATGCGGGCATCGAAGTGCTCACCATCGCCGGGTCCGAGTTGGGCACCGGCCGCGGCGGGCCTCGGTGCATGTCGTGTCCGGTCGCGCGGGATTCCCTGTAG
- a CDS encoding alpha-ketoglutarate-dependent dioxygenase AlkB, whose product MAIAVQGSLFEYNERRQLGDGAFIDVRAGWLTDADDLLSALLTTVPWRAERRQMYDRVVDVPRLVSFHDLSMEEPPHPLLSRLRRRLNDIYGGELGEPFTTVGLCCYRDGSDSVAWHGDTIGRGSTEDTMVAIVSLGATRTFAMRPRGGGASLRFPLAHGDLLVMGGSCQRTWEHSVPKTSTPTGPRVSLQFRPRGVR is encoded by the coding sequence GTGGCGATCGCGGTACAGGGCTCGCTATTCGAGTACAACGAGCGCAGACAACTCGGCGACGGCGCCTTCATCGATGTTCGCGCCGGTTGGCTCACCGACGCCGACGACCTGCTCAGCGCGCTGCTGACCACGGTCCCATGGCGCGCCGAACGCCGCCAGATGTATGACCGGGTGGTCGACGTGCCGCGCCTGGTCAGCTTCCACGACCTCTCGATGGAAGAACCACCCCATCCGCTGCTGTCACGATTGCGCCGCCGACTCAACGACATCTACGGCGGCGAACTGGGCGAGCCCTTCACCACCGTCGGCCTGTGCTGCTACCGCGACGGCTCCGACAGCGTCGCTTGGCACGGTGACACCATCGGTCGCGGCAGCACCGAGGACACCATGGTGGCGATCGTCAGCCTCGGCGCCACCCGCACCTTTGCCATGCGACCACGCGGCGGTGGCGCATCGTTGCGCTTCCCGCTGGCACACGGCGATCTGCTGGTGATGGGCGGATCGTGTCAGCGCACCTGGGAGCATTCGGTGCCCAAGACGTCCACACCCACCGGCCCACGCGTCAGCCTGCAGTTCCGCCCCCGCGGCGTGCGTTAG
- a CDS encoding DUF5642 family protein, whose product MSRRLLAIVSACLLVGCSPAHSAQSVNADIGRVFDVKSSFGPGFKITDVTPRAIDPQFFAARKLPEGLKFDPPNCAKVAAGPEMPADLQGNMAAISAEGNGNRFVVIAVETSKPLPTNDPGPDCKKVAFVGAQVRGGMEEVEAPTIDQAQTLGIHRVLQAVVAGAPRTGELYDYSARFGDFQVIVVANPLVIPDRPVAKVDTQRARDLLVKAVAVIRG is encoded by the coding sequence GTGTCGAGGAGGTTGTTAGCGATCGTGTCGGCGTGTCTGCTCGTCGGCTGCTCGCCCGCGCATTCGGCTCAGTCGGTGAACGCCGACATCGGCAGGGTGTTCGACGTCAAGTCGAGCTTCGGGCCGGGGTTCAAGATCACCGACGTCACTCCCCGGGCCATCGATCCCCAGTTCTTCGCCGCGCGGAAACTACCCGAGGGACTCAAGTTCGATCCACCCAACTGCGCGAAGGTGGCGGCCGGGCCGGAGATGCCGGCGGACCTGCAGGGCAATATGGCCGCGATCTCCGCCGAGGGCAACGGCAATCGGTTCGTCGTGATCGCAGTGGAGACCTCCAAGCCGCTACCGACCAATGACCCGGGGCCGGACTGCAAGAAGGTGGCCTTCGTCGGCGCCCAGGTCAGGGGCGGCATGGAAGAGGTCGAGGCGCCCACGATCGACCAGGCGCAGACGTTGGGCATTCACCGCGTGCTGCAGGCCGTCGTCGCCGGGGCACCGCGCACCGGCGAACTCTACGACTACTCCGCCCGATTCGGCGATTTCCAGGTGATCGTGGTGGCCAACCCGCTGGTGATTCCGGATCGGCCCGTCGCCAAGGTCGATACGCAGCGCGCCCGCGACTTGCTGGTCAAGGCGGTGGCCGTTATTCGCGGCTAA